From the genome of Agromyces intestinalis:
GCCGGCCTCAAGGAGTCGCACCCGCACGACGTGCAGTTCGTCGTCGAGGCACCGAACTACACTCGGTGAGCGCCCGTCGGCCCGGGGCCTACTCGACCTCGTACCTGCTGACGGCCGCCGCCATCGCGGCGGCGACCGCGATCCTGCTCATCGGCGGCAACTGGATCTCGTACGCCACCGCGGCCGTGCCGTGGCTGAACGGCGTGACGCTCGGACTCTGGGTGCTGCCGTTCGCGCTCGCCCTCAGGCTGCTGCAGCTGCCCGGCACGACGCTGCTCGTGGCGCTGTTCGCCGGCATCGTGATGGGGCCGTTCCAGCCCGACGGGTTCCGTGCCGTGTACGTCAACCTCTGGTACGCGTTCTTCTTCGAGATCGTCTTCGCGGTGACGCTGTACCGGGTCTGGAAGACCTGGCTGTTCGTCGCGGCCGGTGCGCTGAACGGCGCGATCTGGGGCGTCACGGTGGCGCTCGCGCTCGACACCGCGTCGATGGTGCCGGGCGTCGTCGCAGCGACCATCCTCATCCCGACGGTGAGCGGCGCGCTCGGCGCGTGGCTCGGCGTGGTCGTCGCCGACGCGCTCATCGCACGTGGGGTGGGCACCACGACGCGCAAGCGCATCGCGCAGCGGCGCGCGGCGCGCGCCGCCGGGTAGCCTCGTTCCGCTGGTCGAGGAGCGCCTTCGCGCAGTGACGACGCGTCTCGAGACCTCGCGAACCAGCGTGCGTCACCTGGGCCCCTACGTTGGCTATCGTGCGCGCTATGACTACACCTTGAGCGGAACGGATGGGCTCCCGATCTACCTGAGCGACGGCGTGGCTCTTAGTTCCTTCGGCGCGGCAGGGAACGACCTGGAACTGACGTTCCTTGGTTCGCACAGCCTCGAGGTTGAGGTTACCGGCGTTGACAACGGCACCTTTGAGGTCAGTATGGTGGCGAGAAACACGACCTCGCTGCCGTCGCTCACGCGGATCCCCTTCATCGGGTATGAACCTTGGTATGAGCCGCTCAGTGCCTCGGTCGGGGATGTTTCGTGGGGGACAGGAATCGGTCGTCCTGCAAATCAGACAATCATGTGGACTGAATGGATTGAGCCTTGAAGCGTGCGTGGATGGCGTTGATCGCAGTGGCCTTGATCGCTCTCGTGGGCTGCTCCGCCGTGGAGAACGCAAGGCCCACCCAGGCAGAAGTTGTTGGACGATGGGTTGTAGAAGGCGGGCCAGAAAGCCTCAAGGAGGCGTTCATTGAGTTCAACCGCGATGGGAGTTTTGAATCCAGCCTTCCGCACTTCTCGCTCCGTCCAGGCGAGTCCGCAGATGCCGACGAGGTTGTTTCGATTGAGTCGGCGGAAGGCACTTGGGCAGTTGGCCGAGGTGACTACGGGAAGGGTTGGGCATTATAACTCGTCGTCGACGATCTGCACGTTCGCATTCCAGTTGTGGGTTCTCAAGGGGAACGGCGTCTCCAGATTCAGTACGGGTCGGTAGAGAATCCCCATCTGCACGAACTGACGAGGATCGACGCTCCGACTCAATGAGGTGTTCCGGCTGACAGTCTGGGAGTCACGGGCGCACGCGGGCCAGCGTTGGGTGTTCCGGCAGTACACACTGAAGCGCCCCGGGTTTCGTGGAGGGCCTGATTCCCGAGAGGATGTGCGGATCGGTCTTCGACGTAGCGCGTTGCACGGTAGAGCGCCTCATGCGTGAGCTCGGGCTGCGTGGCGTGCGCCGTGGCAAGCAGGTCGTCACCATCCGCCCTGACGAGGTGTCGACGCGTCCGCCGGACCATGTGCAGCGCGAGTTCTCGTGGACCGGACGAACACGCCTCTGGGTGGTCGATTTCACCGGTGTTCCGACGTGGTCGGGGATGGCGTTCACCGCGTTCGTGACTGACGTGCTCTCACGCCGGATCGTGGGTTGGCGGACAATGAGCCGGATGCCGACCGATCTGCCGTTGGATGCGCTCGAGATGGCGTTGTGGATCCGCGACCGAGCGGGTCAGGACGTCACTGGCGTGATTCAGCATTCCGATGCCGGAGCCTCCTGGGCCTCCTCGACCGGTGCCCCGTGCTTCACGAACTCGACGACACGTTCCGAATTGTTGTGCCGGGCGGTGGCGTCGTCGGCACCAAGGGTCAGGAGTTCATCCGCGTGATCGTGACTGGCGATGGCCGCGTCATCAACGCCTTTCCGGTAAACGTGAGGTGACGGAAGTGGAACTTGTATACGATCGCCTGCGGACTGACGACCTGCGTGGTACGACGCAGGCGGATTATCTGGTCGCCTTCGACGCACACATCCGCCTATTGGAGGGCGACGAGGTTATCTACGACGAGGCAGGTTTCCCGGTTGTCGAACTTGCCCGAAGTCTACGTATCTGGCTAGGAGATCCGGGGGAAAGCGACTTTGAGTTCGACTCAATGTCGTATGAGGAACCGGGTGCGATCGCGATCCGCAACACCCCCGCGGGGTGGGTATTTGGATCCGTCTTCGCACCAAGCGTCTGGACCAATCCAGCCGAATGGCGGGCCGTAGACGAATGCTGCCGGCACTTCATCGCGCGGGTTGAGGCTGATCTGGATGGGTTGGGGCTCGATCCCGGCGACGTACTCAGGTGATGAAAGATGGCGACGGGTCTGCTGCACGGAATGGTGACAGATTCGGCTAGGCATCGAGGGCCAGTTCGGTTGCCACAACGGACTCGAAATCGGTCGGCGTCGCCCGCGCTCCCGGGCTACTTACCCGGCGCACTGCTCCACGACCCAGCGCACCTACCGGCGGTCGACAGCCGGGCAGCTCAGCGCGCCTCCGCGAGCCGCGTGATCGCCTCGGAGAGCACCTCGGGCGAGCAGGCGAAGTTGAGCCTCGCGTGGCCTCGGCCGACGGATGCCCCGAACTGCGGCCCATTGCCGAGGGCGACGCGCGCGTGCTCGAGGGCATACGCGGCGGGGTCGTCGCCCCAGCCGAGCGCCGACAGGTCGAGCCAGGCGAGGTAGGTCGCGTCGGGGACGCGGTAGCGCACGCCCGGGAGTTCGTCGGCGAGCAGGTCGGCGAGGAGTCGCCGGTTCTGGTCGAGGCTCGTGAGCACACCGTCGAGCCACGGGCCGCCCTCGCGGAAGGCGGCGACCGAGGCGATCGAGCCGAACTGGCTCATGCGCCACTCGACCTCGTACGGCATCGCGGCGCGCAGGCGGTCGCCGCGCTCGGAGGCGGTCACGATGAGCGCGGACTTCAGCCCGGCGGTGTTGAAGGCCTTGGATGCCGCGGTGACGGCCACGCCGTGCTCGCGCGCTGCGTCGGAAACGGTGAGGAACGGCGTGTACGGGGTCGCCGGCTGGGCGAGCGGGCCGTGCACCTCGTCGGCGATGATCGTCGCGCCGTGCCGCGCGGCGATCTCGGCGAGGGCGTGCAACGCGTCGGCGTCGGGCACCCAGCCGATCGGGTT
Proteins encoded in this window:
- a CDS encoding ECF transporter S component, with amino-acid sequence MSARRPGAYSTSYLLTAAAIAAATAILLIGGNWISYATAAVPWLNGVTLGLWVLPFALALRLLQLPGTTLLVALFAGIVMGPFQPDGFRAVYVNLWYAFFFEIVFAVTLYRVWKTWLFVAAGALNGAIWGVTVALALDTASMVPGVVAATILIPTVSGALGAWLGVVVADALIARGVGTTTRKRIAQRRAARAAG
- a CDS encoding DDE-type integrase/transposase/recombinase — protein: MCGSVFDVARCTVERLMRELGLRGVRRGKQVVTIRPDEVSTRPPDHVQREFSWTGRTRLWVVDFTGVPTWSGMAFTAFVTDVLSRRIVGWRTMSRMPTDLPLDALEMALWIRDRAGQDVTGVIQHSDAGASWASSTGAPCFTNSTTRSELLCRAVASSAPRVRSSSA
- a CDS encoding MalY/PatB family protein, giving the protein MPRVTADPIDLLRTRTSEKWHAYPADVLPLPVAEMDFPLAEPIARALHAAVDRSDTGYAPGSRPIAEAFAGFAADRLGWRVDPARVTATGDVSMGIVEVLRQAIAPGDGVIVTAPIYPPFFDLVTEGGGTVVEVPMAGGIDEGWSLDLDGIDAAFAAGARAMLLCNPHNPIGWVPDADALHALAEIAARHGATIIADEVHGPLAQPATPYTPFLTVSDAAREHGVAVTAASKAFNTAGLKSALIVTASERGDRLRAAMPYEVEWRMSQFGSIASVAAFREGGPWLDGVLTSLDQNRRLLADLLADELPGVRYRVPDATYLAWLDLSALGWGDDPAAYALEHARVALGNGPQFGASVGRGHARLNFACSPEVLSEAITRLAEAR